Proteins from one Podospora pseudocomata strain CBS 415.72m chromosome 4, whole genome shotgun sequence genomic window:
- a CDS encoding hypothetical protein (EggNog:ENOG503NVV2; COG:S), which yields MVTQNLEMALRHLRDTEECMSMWIDAICIDQQNVAERSHQVAFMGEIYRKATKTYVWVGPFADDSDEAMEWVDLIGGSINVDWGDEMMNTTDLLEKTKYAPMADASVPYEFEWPWPLLNLCHFTNREYFTRLWVRQEVKLSQNKVLVCGFKQLDWHFFATFARWMAVKPYTCVDKYGVWTQEMERKYKAGSELVSNICAKLYDGAFLSFDRLRFDNSKLNWKDPRDAIYANLGLLPPEYRQLGIKPDYDKNPAAIFTDVAVRVATKLRSLGFLESCDRTATELDSLPSWVPDWSSPMRMAADSENIWSASAWISAQVEYVGDGVLTANGVPISEVQRVDRWEDERSYEGQPYMVFDCIRSWCKHVPDNYDEQEWFLPGTGLTWLEAWCRLFLYGNLSEVFEAGQETMVHRPDLFSLQEAKELMLIIWKARSFHEIWCLYDPTWQRMERFLSKIGDRMKGKSVFRTVDRDIGVASSSVKAGDMVCVLLGCQVPVVLTPKERDGSSPDEQNQWQVSGSCFVVGSMDGEAITGALPEHYRTVDWRYRKDVLPENKINKFRSGLRNDEYRTLETDPSQVLEECGIPCIRYEREPHLLEVSPDALRDVGINLQQFTLV from the coding sequence atggtGACGCAAAATCTCGAGATGGCACTCCGACACCTCAGGGACACAGAGGAATGTATGTCCATGTGGATTGACGCCATATGCATTGACCAGCAAAATGTAGCGGAACGTAGCCATCAAGTGGCGTTTATGGGTGAAATCTACCGCAAGGCCACCAAGACATATGTATGGGTTGGTCCATTCGCAGATGACAGCGACGAGGCGATGGAATGGGTCGACCTGATCGGTGGTAGCATAAATGTCGATTGGGGCGATGAGATGATGAACACCACAgacttgttggagaagacaaAGTACGCGCCCATGGCAGATGCATCGGTACCCTATGAATTCGAATGGCCCTGGCCGTTATTGAACCTGTGTCACTTCACCAACAGGGAGTACTTCACAAGGCTATGGGTACGGCAGGAAGTGAAACTGTCACAGAACAAAGTGCTTGTCTGCGGTTTTAAGCAGCTCGATTGGCACTTTTTCGCGACTTTTGCCCGCTGGATGGCAGTGAAACCCTACACCTGCGTGGATAAATATGGAGTATGGACCCAGGAGATGGAAAGGAAGTATAAGGCGGGCAGCGAGTTGGTCTCTAACATTTGTGCGAAATTGTATGATGgtgccttcttgtcctttgATCGGCTTCGGTTCGATAACAGCAAGCTGAACTGGAAAGATCCCAGGGACGCAATCTACGCCAACCTGGGCCTGCTCCCACCCGAGTACCGCCAGTTGGGAATCAAGCCGGACTACGACAAAAACCCGGCGGCTATCTTCACCGATGTTGCGGTTCGAGTGGCCACCAAGCTTCGGAGTCTGGGGTTCCTCGAATCCTGTGATCGCACTGCCACTGAGTTGGACAGCCTCCCTAGCTGGGTCCCTGACTGGTCATCGCCcatgaggatggcggcggaTTCAGAAAATATCTGGAGCGCCTCTGCTTGGATATCGGCCCAGGTCGAATACGTGGGCGATGGCGTGTTGACGGCCAACGGTGTACCAATCTCAGAAGTTCAAAGGGTTGACCGCTGGGAGGATGAAAGATCTTACGAAGGCCAGCCCTACATGGTATTCGACTGCATCCGGTCCTGGTGCAAGCATGTACCTGACAACTATGATGAGCAAGAATGGTTCTTGCCAGGCACCGGTCTGACGTGGTTGGAGGCCTGGTGTAGGCTTTTCCTATATGGCAATCTCAGCGAAGTTTTCGAGGCTGGGCAAGAGACAATGGTTCACAGACCTGACTTGTTCTCGTTacaagaagccaaagaaCTCATGCTCATCATTTGGAAAGCACGGTCCTTTCACGAGATATGGTGTCTCTATGATCCGACATGGCAACGCATGGAGAGGTTCCTGTCCAAGATTGGCGACAGGATGAAAGGCAAATCTGTTTTTCGGACAGTAGATCGGGATATTGGAGTAGCATCTTCCTCGGTAAAGGCTGGCGATATGGTATGTGTGCTTTTGGGTTGTCAGGTGCCGGTTGTTTTGACACCTAAAGAAAGGGATGGTTCATCTCCCGACGAGCAAAATCAGTGGCAGGTATCAGGAAGCTGCTTCGTTGTTGGGTCGATGGATGGCGAAGCTATCACGGGAGCATTGCCAGAACACTACCGAACTGTCGACTGGAGATATCGCAAGGACGTGCTTCCCGAAAATAAAATCAATAAGTTTCGTTCTGGTCTGCGTAATGACGAATACAGAACACTGGAAACCGATCCGTCACAAGTTTTAGAGGAATGCGGTATCCCCTGTATTAGATACGAAAGGGAACCACACCTGCTCGAGGTCTCACCAGATGCGTTGCGGGATGTAGGGATAAATCTGCAGCAATTTACGCTCGTTTAA
- a CDS encoding hypothetical protein (COG:S; EggNog:ENOG503P2JJ) has translation MGISRITSSSGAMNVGYLSMATPSQAQLIQAPSRSSVTGKKTVFLAGTTTRTNGPEWRDTLFHSIAHLPITVFNPLRPDWDSSWKEDIDFAPFREQVEWEFDRLNQADLVVVYFGPQTDAPISLLEFGLFARSGKLIVCCHKDYRKRGNIEIVSQKLGLKVLDAVDGDLVDEVTRKLQEMLQV, from the coding sequence ATGGGCATTTCTCGCATCACATCTTCTTCGGGTGCAATGAACGTCGGATATCTTAGCATGGCAACCCCATCACAAGCTCAGCTCATACAAGCCCCATCACGCTCATCCGTGACAGGCAAGAAAACAGTCTTTTTGGCCGGCACAACCACTCGAACTAATGGGCCAGAGTGGCGAGACACACTGTTCCACTCCATCGCACACCTCCCCATTACCGTGTTCAACCCCCTTCGACCGGACTGGGACAGCTCATGGAAGGAAGACATCGACTTTGCGCCCTTCCGAGAACAGGTGGAATGGGAGTTTGACAGGTTGAACCAGGCCgatctggtggtggtgtatttTGGACCCCAGACAGACGCGCCCATCAGCCTGTTGGAGTTTGGGCTTTTTGCAAGGTCAGGCAAGTTGATTGTGTGCTGCCACAAGGATTACAGGAAGCGGGGGAATATCGAGATTGTGTCGCAGAAGTTGGGTCTAAAGGTTTTGGATGCAGTTGATGGTGATCTTGTTGACGAGGTGACGCGAAAGCTGCAAGAGATGTTACAAGTATGA
- the LUC7 gene encoding splicing factor (COG:A; BUSCO:EOG09264D7Y; EggNog:ENOG503NVIA), which produces MAAEQRKLLEQLMGSNLTTRAAQLPLTDPKVCRSYLVGTCPHDLFTNTKADLGPCPRVHSEPLKQEYDSLPDPEKKKLGFEHDYLRDLSSRIDACNRNIDTLQRRLEKTPDEVRQTNALLKAISDLGSTIANGLLEVEILAETGEVGRAYDEYYKVRHAQAAKADKEKELKALSETSGPSGHQKLQVCDVCGAYLSRLDNDRRLADHFFGKMHLGFAQMRKAYESFPKEMRGRYQGGGGGGGGHGRGVQQMDDDMGHVPTGPGGGFGDGWNKGPRGPRAGGGFRPRGPRRGW; this is translated from the exons ATGGCAGCTGAACAACGAAAGCTTCTTG AGCAGCTGATGggctccaacctcaccacccgcgCCGCCCAGCTTCCCTTAACCGACCCAAAAGTCTGCCGATCCTATCTCGTCGGCACCTGTCCCCACGACCTCTTCACCAACACAAAGGCAGATCTTGGCCCCTGCCCTCGCGTCCACTCCGAGCCGCTCAAGCAAGAGTACGACTCCCTCCCAGACcccgaaaagaagaaactCGGCTTCGAGCACGACTACCTGCGCGACCTGTCTTCGCGAATCGATGCCTGCAACCGTAACATCGACACACTCCAGCGACGCTTAGAAAAGACGCCTGATGAAGTCCGGCAAACCAACGCGCTGTTGAAGGCTATCTCTGACCTCGGCTCAACAATCGCGAATGGCCTCCTGGAGGTGGAGATTCTGGCTGAAACGGGAGAAGTAGGAAGAGCTTACGACGAGTACTACAAGGTTCGACACGCCCAagcggccaaggcagacaaaGAGAAGGAGCTTAAGGCGCTGAGTGAGACGTCTGGGCCATCGGGACATCAGAAGCTGCAGGTGTGCGATGTGTGCGGTGCCTATCTCAGCAGGCTGGACAATGACAGGCGTTTGGCCGATCACTTCTTTGGCAAAATGCACTTGGGCTTCGCCCAGATGAGAAAGGCGTACGAATCTTTCCCCAAGGAAATGAGAGGGAGGTAccagggcggcggcggaggtggcggcgggcaTGGAAGAGGAGTGCAGCAAATGGACGACGATATGGGCCATGTTCCCACGGGGCCGGGAGGAGGATTCGGTGATGGCTGGAATAAGGGGCCACGAGGCCCCCGTGCCGGCGGAGGATTCCGTCCGAGagggccaagaagagggtggtAG
- the GPI16 gene encoding Subunit of the glycosylphosphatidylinositol transamidase complex-like protein (COG:M; COG:O; EggNog:ENOG503NUNX; BUSCO:EOG09261LEU) → MRQLFSFALLSFVSFSSLLSSASAAAADYHEQLVLRPLPLSALLASFNFRSNTSLSEFEAHNFRFFPRSLGQILQHAGTQELHLRFSLGRWDSESWGARPWGGAREGGTGVELWAWLQAATDEEADHKWLTLTNALSGLFCASLNFIDGTRTTRPVMSFQPEGDHPNMTAADTHLLYGVLPHEVVCTENLTPFLKLLPCKGKAGIATLLDGHKLFDASWQSMAIDVKPICPAGAECVLQIELTIDMVLDIDRSKRPRGNPIPRPPPGHELPCNTSKSYHAPDTCFPTDHQANQDWTLSQIFGRTMKGTCPLTDPAVPPVCLHVPDSRSVFHSDGVLEKKNLDRVSRCFEIQPDVDFEIVLPAPEDELAVVVKPETPLLYAERSFTGHGQERGGVQTILHNPSPDTEVEFVYMESLPWFMRIYLHTMSARIQGQTAKDDSLIKEVYYRPAVDRARGTQLEVRMRVPPASTVFLTYDFEKSILRYTEYPPDANRGFDVAAAVITILSPAAYNLRTTSLLCSLPTPDFSMPYNVIIFTSTAIALAFGGMFNILVRRFVAADEGPEVGLAALKKRIQGRVGLLVEKLKKGKTGNVSDESGTKPDKFETVDTAQSIEGALKE, encoded by the exons ATGCGTCAACTATTTTCCTTCGCTTTGCTCTCGtttgtttccttttcctctcttctttcttcagcATCTGCCGCCGCGGCAGACTACCACGAACAGCTCGTCCTTCGACCACTGCCTCTGTCGGCACTTTTAGCAAGTTTCAATTTCCGATCCAACACTTCGCTCTCCGAGTTTGAAGCGCACAACTTCCGATTCTTCCCTCGATCGCTCGGACAAATTCTCCAACATGCCGGCACCCAAGAGCTGCACCTGAGGTTTagcctggggaggtgggattCCGAGAGCTGGGGCGCGAGACCATGGGGCGGCGCCAGAGAAGGGGGAACAGGCGTCGAGCTGTGGGCTTGGCTACAAGCTGCGACTGACGAGGA GGCCGATCACAAATGGCTGACGCTGACGAATGCGCTCTCTGGCCTTTTTTGCGCCTCGCTCAACTTCATCGATGGCACTCGAACCACCCGACCCGTTATGTCCTTCCAGCCCGAGGGCGACCATCCGAATATGACTGCCGCCGACACACATTTGCTCTATGGCGTTCTGCCCCATGAGGTGGTGTGCACCGAGAACCTTACCCCTTTCCTGAAGCTTCTACCATGCAAGGGCAAGGCGGGCATTGCCACCCTGCTCGATGGACACAAGCTGTTTGATGCCTCATGGCAGAGCATGGCTATTGATGTCAAGCCTATCTGCCCCGCCGGTGCAGAGTGCGTCTTGCAGATCGAGCTGACCATAGATATGGTCCTTGATATTGACCGGTCCAAACGGCCGAGGG GTAACCCGATTCCTAGGCCCCCTCCCGGCCATGAGCTCCCCTGCAATACCTCGAAATCGTACCACGCGCCCGACACGTGCTTCCCGACCGATCACCAGGCCAACCAAGACTGGACGCTGTCCCAAATCTTTGGCAGAACGATGAAGGGAACATGCCCCTTGACAGACCCAGCCGTTCCACCGGTTTGCCTCCATGTTCCGGATTCGCGCAGCGTTTTTCACTCCGATGGCGTCCTCGAAAAGAAGAATCTCGACCGGGTTTCGCGCTGCTTTGAGATTCAGCCAGACGTTGATTTCGAGATTGTGCTGCCGGCCCCGGAAGATGAGTTAGCTGTTGTCGTCAAACCAGAGACTCCTTTACTATACGCCGAGCGTAGCTTCACGGGTCATGGCCAGGAACGCGGTGGTGTGCAAACCATCCTACACAACCCAAGTCCCGACACGGAAGTCGAGTTTGTCTACATGGAGTCTCTTCCGTGGTTCATGCGCATCTACCTGCACACCATGTCCGCTCGCATTCAGGGGCAGACCGCCAAGGACGACTCTTTGATCAAGGAGGTCTACTATCGCCCGGCTGTCGACCGCGCAAGGGGCACGCAGCTTGAAGTGCGCATGCGCGTCCCGCCAGCATCCACTGTCTTCTTGACTTACGACTTTGAGAAATCCATTCTCCGATATACCGAATACCCTCCGGATGCCAACAGAGGGTTTGATGTTGCGGCTGCCGTCATTACCATTTTGAGCCCGGCTGCCTACAACCTCCGAACCACGTCCTTGTTGTGCAGTTTGCCGACCCCGGATTTCAGCATGCCATATAACGTTATCATTTTTACTTCTACAGCTATCGCACTGGCATTTGGAGGCATGTTCAATAtcctggtgaggaggttcGTGGCTGCGGATGAAGGGCCTGAGGTGGGTCTGGCTGCGCTCAAGAAGAGGATTCAGGGGCgtgttggtttgttggtggaaaagctcaagaagggcaagactGGCAACGTCTCAGATGAATCAGGCACAAAACCTGACAAGTTTGAGACCGTTGACACGGCCCAAAGCATAGAGGGAGCTTTGAAGGAGTGA